The stretch of DNA CGTCACCGCGTCCTCTTCGCCGAGTTCGTCCACCAAGTAGGTCAAGAGCGGAAGCTCGAACCCCGAGAGGAATCCGACGACGACGACGGGGAGGCGCGCCGCGAGCCATATCAGCTCCGACGGAACCGCTTGGGGGATGCGGACGCTGTTGAGGGCGACGATTAGCAGAAACCCCGCCGGGGCGGCCGCGGCTAGGAGCACCTCGGTCCTGAAGAAGTTCTCTCCGTGTTCGTCTGCGTTCAGGTCGTCCGAGAGCGCCGCGCCGATGCCGAGGCTGAAGAAGTACAGCCCGACGGTGATGACGTACTGGGTCACCGTCCCGCCGTACATCACGGTCAGCAGTTCGGAGTAGACGAACTCGTACGCGAAGCTGCAGAACGACACGACGAACGTGAGTGCGAGGAGGGTGAGCGTCTCGGTTCGTGTATTCGACATGGAGGGTGTATCGGGGACGTGCTGGTCGCGGCTCTCGTCGGGAGGCGCTTGGGCGTCGCTACCTCAGATTCGCGGCGACACCTTCCACTCCTCCTCGATGCTGTACTCCCCGTCGGTCGAACTGTCGATTTCGAGGTCGTACGACTCCCACCGGAAGTTGTGGTTGTTCTCGGAGCCGACTATCTTGGCACCGACGCGGTACCACCCGTCGGCGGCCTGCCCGTTCGTGACGTCGTACTTCACCGTATCGTCCGGGTTTCGGAACGTCTTGTCCCACGGAACCGCGCCGGGGCCCGGCGCGTCGTCCCGGAACTGCGACGTGGTCCCGAGATACGCGACGCCGAGTGCGGCGATTCCGACGGGGTATCGAGACACCTCGTCGCCGTGGTTCTCGTACCAGTCGTCGGCGTAGTCGCCGCCGTGGTACCACGCGTACCCGTGTCTCGTTCGCGGGGCCGAGGAGTACCCGCCGTTACCGCGGCCGGACGCGCCGCGGCCGCCGCCACCGCCGCTCTTTCCTTTGGCGCTGGCGACGCCGACGGGGTTCAGCCCGCCGAGCGACTGTTGCTGTGACTCTTCGTACCTGGACATGACCCACGTGTCGTCTGCGGCGTCGATGACGAGCGACGTGTCGCTCATCTCGAAGCTCGATATGACGTTCGACTTCCGCGGGGGAGGGGACTTACTACCGAGGCATCCGCTCAGGGCGGTGAGCGCTCCGAGGCCGGAGCCGACGATAAATTGGCGGCGACGCATAGTTTGCGATTCCTCTCCAACGATTGGACAACTAGATTAACTATCTTCTGGTTTAGGGGATCGACCCGCTTTCGGACGCGCCCGTTCGCCGAGTGTCGCCGGTCGGCCGCGGCGAGAGAATCGATAAACCGTTACGCGGTGTACAAATGCCGTTCAGAGGTCGTAGCCCCACTCGCGCAGAATCTCCTCGGCGTCGTCGAGGTGGGCCATTCCGGCGAGGTAGATGGCCTCCCGGGCGTCGGTTCGCGACAGTCCCTCGCCGAGTCGCTTCTCCAACGTTCGCTCGGCGTCCACCGCCTCTTCGTGCGTCTCGCGTTGGACGAACAGCTGGTGGACCTCCGGGCGTTCGTCTTTGACCTTCTCGCGGCGAAGGATGAAGGGGAGTTCGTCGCGGGAGAGGCCGCCGTCGCCCTCGTCGCCGTCCGACGACGGAGCGTCCGCCTCGGAGTTCGTCGCCTCGCTACCCCGCGCGGCGTCGTCGCGCGTCGCGGTATCTCGCGTCGCGGCGTCCGGCGTCTCGGCGTCCCGCACGTCGCCCGTGGACGCACCCGTCCCCGAGGAGTCGCTCATCGCCTCGTCGGCGTCGGATTCGGGAGTCGCCGCCGCGTCGTTCGCCTCGGGGGGTGATTCGGCTTCATCCTCCGCGTCGTCGTCCGCGAACGGGTCCGAAGCGCCGGACTTCATACGACTACCTCGCGTTCGTCGTCGGTCAGGTCGTCCTCGGTGAGTTCGACGCCGTACTGCCCGGCGACGAAGCGGGCGAGTTCGTCGAACGCCCGCAGGGTGTCGTGTTCTCGCTCCGCGCGCTTGTTGTTCGAGACGAACTCGAACGCCGTCGTCTGGGCGTCCCACGCGCCGTTCAGCATCGCCTCGCGGACGGGTATCTTGACCGGAGAGACCGGGTAGTCGAGTTCGTTCAGCGCGGCTTCGTACTTGTCGCGCATCCGCGTGCGACGGACCTTGTTCGGCACGACGGCGACGACGCCGACTTCGGTGTCCACCTCCGCTTCGAGGTTCGAGACGGTGTCTTCCAGCCCGTAGAGCGACTGTTCGCCCTTCGGCGAGAGTTCGAGCGGGATGACGACGTTCCCGGTGGCGGCGACGGCGTTGTAGACGTGCTGACCGCCGGTCGCCGGGGGGTCGACGACGACGACGTCGTACTCGTCGGGGACGCCGGAGTCTCCGATGACGCGGCGCAGTTGGAGTTCCTTGACGAACCGACCGCCCATGTCCTGCTCCATCTCCTGGGCTCGCTGGAGGTTCGTCTCCAGGCTATCGAGCATGTTGTGACTCGGAATCACGTGCAGGCCGTGCGTCGTCTCGCGGACGAGGTCCGAGAACTCCCCCTTCGGCCGGTCGATGAGGTGACGAACGAGGTTGTCCACGTCGGGGTCGGCCCGTTCGTCGTCGACGCCGAGGTGGTGGCTCGCGCCGCCATTCTGCGGGTCGAGGTCCACGAGGAGCGTCTTCTGCCCGTGCCGCCGGTGGGCCGCGGCGAGGTTGACCGCGAGCGCGGTTTTCCCCACCCCGCCCGCCTCACTCCAGAGCGCGTACGATATCATTCGAACGTCTGCAGACACCACCTGTTCATAAATCTTGACCAAACTGAGCAGTAATACTGCGCAATAATACTGACGAGTAACACTGATTGGAAATACTGAACCGGAGGTCTGAACACCGTTTCTGAGCGCTCTTTCTGCCCATATCGGCCGATTCAAACGGTTCAGGCGGACAGTCGTACTGGACGGTAATGGCAACGAATCCCACCAACACCGTTGAACAGTAGTACTGATCAGTAACACTGCCCAATAATACTGATTAGTAATACTAAGATATGTTACTGAGAGAGGATACTGAACAGACGGTTGGACGAGACGGTCCGGTCTCGAATACTGCGTACTCGTTCTACCGGGACGGACCGAACCGTCCGCACGGGCAGAACTCGGAGCGTCGGCACGACATTCGGTTCGGTCGGTAATCACCGTCAAGGACCCGAGGGACGTACTCGGGGTATGGTGAACATCACGCTCGACGAACGCGACAGAGCGGTACTCGAACGCCTCCGCGAGGGGGAGGCGGACGTCGAGTCGGTCGCCGAAAGCGTCTCCGCGAGTGCGGCGCACCTCCGAGAGCGACTGCCCGAACTCGCGGACAACGGGTTGGTGGAGCGAACCGGCGACGACCGCTACGCGGTCACGTCGAACGGGGAGCGAGTCGTCGAAGCCTCGCCCGCCGGAACGAAGGACAACCGAATCGACACGCCGCCGGACGTAGAAGGGGAGATAGCGTCCTTCGACCTCCCGCCCGACAGGGAGGAGGCGGTCCGAAACGCCTTCGCGTTCCTCCACTACTGGGGCGCGGCGTCCGAGAGCGAGATCATCGACGACGTGTACAGCGAGGACCCGGCGGGGTTCGAGTCCCGGGAGGAGTGGGCCGAGTTCGTTCGAGAGCATCTAGCGCGCCTTCCGTCGGTCGAACCGCCGAGCGGCGACGAGGAACAGTGGCGGTTCACCGGGACGGCCATCGTCGAGGAACCGACCGACGACGGCCGAAACGTGCTCGGGAGCGAGGACGCCTCCGACAGTAGCGCCAAGTTCGCGCTCGAACGGTTGGAGATGGACGAGGACGAACGAAGCGCCGTCCGCGCGGCCTTCGGCCTCCTCGTAACGGAGAACGAGGCGGACGCGGACGGGATTCGGGACCGGGTGTACCCCGACCACTCCGCCGGGTACGACTCCCCCGACGACTGGTGGGACGACTGCGTTCGAGATGCCTTCGAATCGCTTCCCGGCGTCGAACGAAGGGACGGAGACGAAGAACGCTGGCAGTACCGCCAAACCGAGTCCGGGGCGGCGTCGAGCAATCCGGGGGCCGAACTCCCGGACGATATCTCCGCACCGTCGCACGACGACGGCTAACTCGTCCGTCGTCACACGAGCGAGGGTTGTACAAAAATATATATCGATATCGCTTTCGACGTACCACCATTCGAAGCGGGTCGTACCGCCGACGGAACGACGGACGCGTAGCTCCGATCCAGTCGAACCGGATTTCGAACGGGTGAAAGCGACGCTTCGTCCGTACTCGTTCGATATTCCGAACGAGTACCCGGATGAGAACTGATACGACCGGATGGATTTTCTGCACCACGGATATTTCCCATCTCGAGCATATTAGGGAATATCGGAATCCAGATAGTCAGTCATACTCGCTATTCTAACTCGATATGGCCATATATTTGCCATCAGTCGAAACAGATACCCAGAAGAAAACGGGACCAGATAACGAATATAACTAGTTGTACTCAGTTCGTTCAGCGGTCGTTCGAGTGGTCCATCGTCACGTCGTCGGTGAGGGAGTTGGCGGTCCGAACCCATTACAGACATAGGTGCGTAATAGAAGGGATGCTCCGGTCGAGGAAGAGGCCCGTTCAACGAAATTGGAAAGGCCGGTGCGACGTTTCAGAACGAACGAGAGTAGAGGGGAGGAGGGGCGTCAGTAGTGGGCGTATCGAAGTTCGATGACGTTGGCGGTGCTCTTGACCGCGTCTGCCAACTCGGACATCTTCTCAGGGGAGCGAACGCGGTTCACGGGCCCGGAGACGGAGACTGCGCTTATGACTTCGTCCGTGCTCCGGTCCATGACGGGAACGCCGATTGTGAGGACGCCCTTCCGGCGGTCCTGATCTTCGACGGAGTAGCCCCGTTCGCGGGTCGTTTCGAGTTCGTCGTGGAGTTCCTCGCGCGTGGTGATGGTGTGTTCGTTCGCGCGCGGGAGGCCGTGTTCGTGGACGATGGCGTCAACGCGTTCGCGGGGATAGTGTGCCAGCATCGCCTTCCCGAGGGCGGTCCAGTGCATGTTGGTGTACTCGCCGATGGGGGCGTTGTCGTGGATGGCGTCGGCCACTTCCGACTTGTAGAGGAGGACGCGGAGGCCGTTCTCCTCGATGCCGAGGTTCGCGACTTCGCCCGTCTCTCTGGCGAGTTTGTCGACTTCCAACTTGGCGGCGCGGTACAGTCTCGACCGGTTCCGAACGACGCCGCCGTACTCCAGAAACCGAAAGCCCAGTCGGTAGGAGTCGCCCTCGCGAACGACGAGGTCGAGGCGTTCGAGCGTCTTCAGGTAGATGTGAACCGTGCTCTTGGGGATATCGAGTGCGTCGGCCGTCTCGGTCACGCCCG from Halopelagius longus encodes:
- a CDS encoding helix-turn-helix domain-containing protein, with amino-acid sequence MVNITLDERDRAVLERLREGEADVESVAESVSASAAHLRERLPELADNGLVERTGDDRYAVTSNGERVVEASPAGTKDNRIDTPPDVEGEIASFDLPPDREEAVRNAFAFLHYWGAASESEIIDDVYSEDPAGFESREEWAEFVREHLARLPSVEPPSGDEEQWRFTGTAIVEEPTDDGRNVLGSEDASDSSAKFALERLEMDEDERSAVRAAFGLLVTENEADADGIRDRVYPDHSAGYDSPDDWWDDCVRDAFESLPGVERRDGDEERWQYRQTESGAASSNPGAELPDDISAPSHDDG
- a CDS encoding ParA family protein, producing MISYALWSEAGGVGKTALAVNLAAAHRRHGQKTLLVDLDPQNGGASHHLGVDDERADPDVDNLVRHLIDRPKGEFSDLVRETTHGLHVIPSHNMLDSLETNLQRAQEMEQDMGGRFVKELQLRRVIGDSGVPDEYDVVVVDPPATGGQHVYNAVAATGNVVIPLELSPKGEQSLYGLEDTVSNLEAEVDTEVGVVAVVPNKVRRTRMRDKYEAALNELDYPVSPVKIPVREAMLNGAWDAQTTAFEFVSNNKRAEREHDTLRAFDELARFVAGQYGVELTEDDLTDDEREVVV
- a CDS encoding IclR family transcriptional regulator codes for the protein MSRNDVESGTGDTISSLERAFEIVDFLESAERAGVTETADALDIPKSTVHIYLKTLERLDLVVREGDSYRLGFRFLEYGGVVRNRSRLYRAAKLEVDKLARETGEVANLGIEENGLRVLLYKSEVADAIHDNAPIGEYTNMHWTALGKAMLAHYPRERVDAIVHEHGLPRANEHTITTREELHDELETTRERGYSVEDQDRRKGVLTIGVPVMDRSTDEVISAVSVSGPVNRVRSPEKMSELADAVKSTANVIELRYAHY